In the genome of Dunckerocampus dactyliophorus isolate RoL2022-P2 chromosome 6, RoL_Ddac_1.1, whole genome shotgun sequence, one region contains:
- the rims1b gene encoding regulating synaptic membrane exocytosis protein 3 isoform X17, producing the protein MPTSSSHLSAATSRRCSDLQPSLDRVRSASTTCLRPDNFQSSDRDSRQCSDTSSPNCLQGSKKALEGDSCHYSANGSRIQPTSILRGSRGRGGPLRPFGQTALAGSCPASPQTDRTHPHGGPTSPTGTPSSGRRARQLPQLPAKSSSIEQALAVEERARQLHMKVHSYRPSASHDPESDLKTKREMFAEQRRSSDNMSARSSDSDMSDMSALSGASSASRLSSTSYMSIQSERPGGRLRSKSLEEEKKDRRISWGVTGEEGRKRAAGKRRFSEELKRRRHTVAGDTGESSRQMRASAGRSMLKSSSVSGEIYSQERTDGSQSDTALGTVGGGSKKRRSSLSARVVAIVGNRRSRSTSQISGPEAKTKKEKGAPIQRSTETGMAVELTRNMSRQPSRESNNGSMNSYNSEGNLIFPGVNLGASSQLSDFLDGLGPAQLVGRQTLATPAIGDIQIGMMEKKGQLEVEVIRARGLVQKPGSKSLPAPYVKVYLLNNGAYVAKKKTKIARKTLDPLYQQALLFEESPQGKVLQVIVWGDYGRMDHKSFMGVAQILLEELDLSSTVIGWYKLFPPSSLVDPTLASLTRRASQSSLDSSSGPPGVRS; encoded by the exons ATGCCGACTTCTTCCTCACATCTCTCTGCTGCTACGTCACGGCGGTGCAGCGACCTGCAGCCATCGTTGGACAGAGTGAGGAGTGCCAGCACGACATGTCTCCGACCAGACAACTTTCAGTCGTCAGACAGAGACAG CAGGCAATGTAGCGATACATCAAGTCCAAACTGTCTACAGGGCAGCAAAAAAGCCCTGGAGGGCGATAG TTGTCATTATTCCGCAAATGGCAGTCGCATCCAGCCCACCTCTATCCTGAGGGGCAGTAGGGGAAGAGGGGGGCCACTGAGGCCATTTGGCCAGACAGCTTTGGCTGGGTCCTGTCCAGCCTCTCCACAGACAGACAG AACACACCCTCACGGTGGCCCCACATCCCCCACAGGGACGCCATCATCAGGTCGCAGGGCTAGGCAGCTGCCACAGCTTCCTGCTAAGAGCAGCAGCATAGAACAAG CCCTTGCAGTTGAGGAGCGAGCCCGACAGCTGCACATGAAAGTACATTCCTACCGGCCTTCAGCTTCCCATGACCCTGAGTCCGACCTCAAGACCAAACGGGAG ATGTTTGCAGAACAGCGTCGTAGCAGCGACAACATGTCTGCCAGGTCGTCAGACAGCGATATGAGTGATATGTCGGCGCTCTCCGGTGCCAGCAGTGCCTCTCGCCTCAGTAGCACCAGCTACATGTCCATCCAGTCAGAACGCCCAGGGGGGCGTCTAAG ATCGAAGTCATTAGAGGAGGAGAAAAAAGACAGGCGGATCTCCTGGGGGGTTACGGGAGAAGAGGGGAGGAAGAGGGCGGCAGGAAAGAGACGTTTCTCTGAGGAGTTGAAGCGCAGGCGACACACTGTAGCTGGAGATACGGGGGAGTCCAG TCGGCAGATGCGAGCATCGGCAGGACGCAGCATGCTAAAGAGCTCCAGCGTGAGTGGTGAGATCTACTCGCAGGAGCGCACCGATGGCAGCCAGTCGGACACAGCGCTGGGCACCGTGGGTGGAGGCAGCAAGAAGAGACGATCCAGTCTCAGTGCACGTGTGGTGGCCATCGTTGGCAACCGCAGGAGTCGCAGCACTTCCCAAATCAGTGGCCCTG AAGCAAAGACTAAGAAAGAGAAAGGTGCCCCCATCCAGAGGAGCACAGAGACGGGCATGGCGGTGGAGCTGACCAGAAACATGAGCAGGCAGCCCAGCAGGGAGTCCAACAACGGCAGCATGAACAGCTACAACTCCGAGGGGAA TTTGATCTTCCCTGGTGTCAACCTGGGGGCCAGCAGCCAGCTCAGTGACTTCCTGGACGGGCTGGGTCCAGCTCAGTTAGTTGGCAGGCAGACACTGGCGACGCCAGCCATAG GTGACATCCAGATAGGTATGATGGAGAAAAAGGGTCAGCTGGAGGTGGAAGTTATCAGAGCCCGCGGACTTGTACAAAAGCCAGGATCGAAATCTCTCCCAG CGCCATACGTCAAGGTCTATCTGCTGAATAACGGCGCATACGTAGCCAAAAAGAAAACCAAGATTGCACGGAAAACACTTGACCCACTCTATCAGCAAGCGCTGCTCTTTGAGGAAAGTCCACAGGGTAAAGTCTTACAG GTGATTGTATGGGGAGACTACGGCCGCATGGACCATAAAAGCTTTATGGGCGTTGCACAAATCCTCCTGGAGGAACTGGACTTATCAAGCACAGTCATTGGTTGGTACAAGTTGTTCCCGCCTTCTTCTTTGGTGGATCCGACTCTGGCCTCCCTCACACGTCGAGCTTCGCAGTCGTCACTCGACAGCTCCTCCGGCCCCCCCGGGGTCCGATCCTAG
- the rims1b gene encoding regulating synaptic membrane exocytosis protein 3 isoform X18: MPTSSSHLSAATSRRCSDLQPSLDRVRSASTTCLRPDNFQSSDRDRTHPHGGPTSPTGTPSSGRRARQLPQLPAKSSSIEQALAVEERARQLHMKVHSYRPSASHDPESDLKTKREMFAEQRRSSDNMSARSSDSDMSDMSALSGASSASRLSSTSYMSIQSERPGGRLRSKSLEEEKKDRRISWGVTGEEGRKRAAGKRRFSEELKRRRHTVAGDTGESSRQMRASAGRSMLKSSSVSGEIYSQERTDGSQSDTALGTVGGGSKKRRSSLSARVVAIVGNRRSRSTSQISGPEAKTKKEKGAPIQRSTETGMAVELTRNMSRQPSRESNNGSMNSYNSEGNLIFPGVNLGASSQLSDFLDGLGPAQLVGRQTLATPAIGDIQIGMMEKKGQLEVEVIRARGLVQKPGSKSLPAPYVKVYLLNNGAYVAKKKTKIARKTLDPLYQQALLFEESPQGKVLQVIVWGDYGRMDHKSFMGVAQILLEELDLSSTVIGWYKLFPPSSLVDPTLASLTRRASQSSLDSSSGPPGVRS; the protein is encoded by the exons ATGCCGACTTCTTCCTCACATCTCTCTGCTGCTACGTCACGGCGGTGCAGCGACCTGCAGCCATCGTTGGACAGAGTGAGGAGTGCCAGCACGACATGTCTCCGACCAGACAACTTTCAGTCGTCAGACAGAGACAG AACACACCCTCACGGTGGCCCCACATCCCCCACAGGGACGCCATCATCAGGTCGCAGGGCTAGGCAGCTGCCACAGCTTCCTGCTAAGAGCAGCAGCATAGAACAAG CCCTTGCAGTTGAGGAGCGAGCCCGACAGCTGCACATGAAAGTACATTCCTACCGGCCTTCAGCTTCCCATGACCCTGAGTCCGACCTCAAGACCAAACGGGAG ATGTTTGCAGAACAGCGTCGTAGCAGCGACAACATGTCTGCCAGGTCGTCAGACAGCGATATGAGTGATATGTCGGCGCTCTCCGGTGCCAGCAGTGCCTCTCGCCTCAGTAGCACCAGCTACATGTCCATCCAGTCAGAACGCCCAGGGGGGCGTCTAAG ATCGAAGTCATTAGAGGAGGAGAAAAAAGACAGGCGGATCTCCTGGGGGGTTACGGGAGAAGAGGGGAGGAAGAGGGCGGCAGGAAAGAGACGTTTCTCTGAGGAGTTGAAGCGCAGGCGACACACTGTAGCTGGAGATACGGGGGAGTCCAG TCGGCAGATGCGAGCATCGGCAGGACGCAGCATGCTAAAGAGCTCCAGCGTGAGTGGTGAGATCTACTCGCAGGAGCGCACCGATGGCAGCCAGTCGGACACAGCGCTGGGCACCGTGGGTGGAGGCAGCAAGAAGAGACGATCCAGTCTCAGTGCACGTGTGGTGGCCATCGTTGGCAACCGCAGGAGTCGCAGCACTTCCCAAATCAGTGGCCCTG AAGCAAAGACTAAGAAAGAGAAAGGTGCCCCCATCCAGAGGAGCACAGAGACGGGCATGGCGGTGGAGCTGACCAGAAACATGAGCAGGCAGCCCAGCAGGGAGTCCAACAACGGCAGCATGAACAGCTACAACTCCGAGGGGAA TTTGATCTTCCCTGGTGTCAACCTGGGGGCCAGCAGCCAGCTCAGTGACTTCCTGGACGGGCTGGGTCCAGCTCAGTTAGTTGGCAGGCAGACACTGGCGACGCCAGCCATAG GTGACATCCAGATAGGTATGATGGAGAAAAAGGGTCAGCTGGAGGTGGAAGTTATCAGAGCCCGCGGACTTGTACAAAAGCCAGGATCGAAATCTCTCCCAG CGCCATACGTCAAGGTCTATCTGCTGAATAACGGCGCATACGTAGCCAAAAAGAAAACCAAGATTGCACGGAAAACACTTGACCCACTCTATCAGCAAGCGCTGCTCTTTGAGGAAAGTCCACAGGGTAAAGTCTTACAG GTGATTGTATGGGGAGACTACGGCCGCATGGACCATAAAAGCTTTATGGGCGTTGCACAAATCCTCCTGGAGGAACTGGACTTATCAAGCACAGTCATTGGTTGGTACAAGTTGTTCCCGCCTTCTTCTTTGGTGGATCCGACTCTGGCCTCCCTCACACGTCGAGCTTCGCAGTCGTCACTCGACAGCTCCTCCGGCCCCCCCGGGGTCCGATCCTAG